Below is a genomic region from Astatotilapia calliptera chromosome 13, fAstCal1.2, whole genome shotgun sequence.
TACACAGATTTAATATAATCTTTCGATGCCAACAATTGGAAGCAATCAGTGATATTACTTGACTAATAttagttgtttttattaaagcagTTGTCATTACTTACGGCAGCAAATCGATATATTAATTTATCTTTGTGGAAAATGTTGCATGGTTGACAGCAGTGTAGCTAATTAGCCATCATAAGCTAACGCTTGATCTTTCAGGGTGATGAGCTGGCTCCAGTGGGCAATTATGAtcagaggaaacaggaagaggagCGACGAGTGCAAAACATCATGGAGCGTCTAAAAACTCTCTCTCTGGAGCTGTCGCCACCAGGACCTAGCACTGAAGCAGGGTTAGTGAAATGTGTGTTAAGTGCAAAGAAGGAAAACTGGGACGgtagagttttttttgttgttgatctGTGTATGTACTTTATAGTCCATGCTGCAGGGGGCTTGACTTCCCCACAACAATTTAACCTGCATGCTTCATTGCAAAGCATCAGTTTATCTGACAGATTCAATGACAATTGATTGACAAATCTGACCCAAGAATACCTTTTTTCACTGAATTATTCCCTGGTCCACAGTAATGTTTCAAAGGAAGATAGTGAAAATAGTGCTGAAGAAGACGATGACGAAGACAGTAACGACAATGAAGAAGAGCATGTAGAAATTGTTAACAACATTGCCGGTGATGAGAGGCGAGATTTGAAACCGCCATCTCAGTCAGATGCTCGCATCTACATGGTCCTCAGTGATTTCAAAGGAGAGCAGGAAGGAGATCTGTCTGTTCGGGTAAAACACAAACAGCCTTGATGTCAGCAATATATTTAGGACGTTTAGAGCTTGGATTCTTTCCCCTTGCATGTTAAAAGCGATATTGTATAATATTTAGTTTCAACAGAAGAGGGCGCTCTAGCCATCCAAATCTTCTTCTTCAAGTCTTGCAGGCCTGAATTAAGTAACAAATGTAATTTACATATTTCTGAAAACTatttacctttttaattttaaacatttctatGATGTGTCTGGTAGATATTGGCATGTAGTCTAGTGCACTGTAGTGTAATTTATAAGCTTTATTAATCgttatgtccatccatccatccatccatccatccatccatccatctccacttatccaatttGATATCCCTTTGTGTTAATGAATCTTATTCCATTGCCGGTTAATTTTTAATCAAGTACTTAACCGATTAGGAAGATAGGTTTATCCTCACATCTGAATTTTAGACATGTCTGTGATGAACTGCATTTGATCTCATCTGTTTGTTATAAATGTGTGAGTTATGTGAACTTACATGGTGTTCTGTGGCCTGTTGTTTCAGAAGGGGGAGGTGTTGAGGATTATCAGGAAGGCAGCAGATGGATGGTGGCTGGCTCAGAACACTAAAGGCAGCAGAGGAGTGGTTCCAAAAACCTTCCTGAAGGTACAAAATCTGCAATGATAGCAAGTCCAACATTATGAATTTTCATTTAGACAAGTGTTTAGCTGAAGGAATTATAAAACATTACTGAGAACATTAAAATGCAGCCTGCAGCAGTTTTCTTTattcattgtgtttttaatattagtATAGACTGACAAAAAAGATCAAGACCATAACAGGATATGATTTctgattatattttaaatgtaaccaTAATGTGTTAGATTGGCTCTAGTGTTGAtgaggaagatgatgatgatgatgacaatgattcaaaagaagatgatgatgacaagGAGGAGTCggaagaggaggaaaatcaAGATAGTGAAGAATTAACTGATGATCCAGACAAATGGAGGTTGaaagttttttatttaatttttatttaatggcATTAAGCTTCCAGGGTCTGTGTTTCCCTACACTTGAGAgactttgtttaaaaggaagatAATTTTGAAAACTACATTTATCCAGATTAATGgcaacataaaaatattacttaCTGGTGTGAATGAATAACATAATTATTCttggtttcttttgtttttgttgacagTGCTTCACATTCTAACTGGTCTACAGTCAAAAAGGCTCTGAGTGAGGTGCGACTTTCTATACTCTACAGTTATAACTACAAGAACTGAAACTGCTATTAATTTTCCCAAAAACAAATACTGCATTCACAATCTTTAGCGCTGTGTTAAATACGTTTTATGGTTTTATCGTGTGTCTGTGACAGATTGATGCAACAGATGTGCTCTCCGCCATGGGTGCTATACCTTCAGGATTCAGACCATCAACTCTCAATAAATTACTGGTGGAGGAAGGTCATTatgcagcatgtgtgtgtgtgtgtgtgtgtgagtgtgagagtgtgagagtgtgagtgtgtgagtgtgagagtgtgagtgtgtgagtgagagagagagagagactggatAAACTCACAAATTAATATGAAGTAAACTCTGCCCACAATGGGGGATCTGTGCAGTTTTGGAAGCACTGGCAGAATTCAGTAAATCCTAGAGCTTGCTGGTCCACTGGTGGTGAACAGACCTGCCTCCCTTAGTGCTGCCTGACATCATCCTACAGGTTAAGTGGCTGTTATAAGGCTAGGGGAAAACTGTTTTCATTGCCAGTTACTCAACTTCTGCCAATTACTTTGTCAATGTATAATTTTTCTATAAAGCAGCAAAATATGTGGATTACATTTCCCCAATTCTAAGTAATGTATTCCAAGGTAGTAACAAATCCTTGCATCAGTGAAGCAGAAATCACAGGATGTGTCACATTTATATTTGGAAAAATCAACAATTCTACAAATTGTTGCATCTTAATGGAAATTTGGATTTAAACTAAGATGACACCCAAAACTTAAAACAGCTTGAACAGCTTACACTGTGAGATAAAGGAGCTggtttaaaagacattttaatttattcaagtTCATAACTGCACAGGCTTCAACAATTAAGAGTTTATACTGGGTGAGTTATACTGgatgttatttttattactgtAGTTGTTTTGGTACAGTAGGTTGAATGGTGAGTTAGATGCACAATTTTTACCCTATTGTTACCGTATTGATAGAAGCAGCTGTCACTGTAAATAGTAATATTTATCTAACAAGCCAATGCTACATGACTTTCAGGGCAAAGCTGTAACCCTTTGTGTCCTTTATTAGGTGTAACATACAGAGGAAGTCATTACATTCAGCCTcagctcagccaatcacagctctCCTTTAAAGACCTCTTCCTGGACCCAGACACTGGCAAGGTGAGCTTGTCCCTGTGTTTCTGACACTTACCAGCAACTATAGTCATAAACCTGCCTACTGTGTGATTCTCCTGTGGTGTAGGTTCGTCCTCGGCAGGTCAGCACgagtgtttgtttcagtttgtggAGCTGCAGGATGATTCCTACTCCTGGGGTCGGTGTTCAAGTCCTCAGCCGGCACGTCCGCCTCTGCGCCTTTGACGGAACTCAGGTATCATGGTTGTCTCtgtatacttttattttagaCACTAGTCcatgacaaaaaatgaaaaagaaatcatttaaaaccATTATGAGATATTTACAACATAAATTTATGCCACACACCAAGAAAGGTACTAAGTCACAAACATTTAGAGAACTGAGAAAGATCCTGAACGCTTCATtatatgaagttttttttttttgcgtcaCTCTAAATAGACTCAAATGTGCTGTATAAAGTGGTGTACAGTCGTCTGCAAAAAGAGCTATTTCAACCTTATCTGCACATCTAGAATTTATGGCTTAGCATATTTGCTTGTGCAGAAAGCTTATACCACTGTCGTTATTACAAACAGAATCAGGGGAACATTTGCTTCCATTCTTCCTTGGTTGGAGCGATCATTATTACGTTCTTTTGTACTGTAATGTTTTACTGCACTTCTTTAATTTCTCCAAATGTCTTCAGAGTATAATGAATTTTATTAATACTTTTGGTGTATTAGGTAAAACAGGTGTCAAACATTACGGCTAGGGCATCGTtgtctctccgttttggccttccgtccacactgagaccgAAATGTAAGGGTGCATACAGGTCAAGGAAAGCGCAGCGTTCTGAAAACGCTTTTCAAAGCGGATACAttcgaaaacgccgtttttgcGTAGCAGTGTGAACAGCGAACCCGGAACTTTTTCGAAGTTGATGATACATtttgtcatgtgatgcagtcatgtgaccaattaaactatgatagcggagggcattatacagcagttgttttgtttgttctcaattttgacagccctattaaagatcagtttgcacatgctccagatagcttttcttcaaattctttaattctcacttgctttgcaactttgtacttttgtgttactcgcagcaacaactcacctcattgttagtccatttaaaaaacttggtgcttttcctcaacattttgtcACAACATTTCagagagccggaaagtaaataagcagcagacagaaatgaggcaggtcgaatcgTCTTGCGTTTCATgcatgcgcaggactggaacgtaaTCGTTTTCGGCCATGGAtcaacaactctgtgaaaacaactgaaaacgatagtgtgacgcggagcgttttcagaccAAAATGCCGTTTTCAAATTTAACCGGGCTAGTGTGGATGTAGTAATTCATATCCTTGATTACTTTAGTGGCAGGAATCATGTATTGGTCTCTTTAAGTGTGTAAGCTTATGAAACAGTCACATTTCAGCTCAACTCAGACAACAAAGAACACGTTTCTGCCATAAAACAGGAAGATTTTTATGCAGGGTTTTTTTCAGATTTAACTCTTTGTATCTAATTCCCTTGGTCTCTTGCTTTTTTCAACATGAGTTTCACTGTGTTTCAGGTTTTGAGTAACATCCACATAATAAGGGCAGCCTACAACGCCAAGAGCCCAAAGACCTGGAGCTTCTCTCCAAGGGTATGTGGAGGTTGCTATGTTTGTAACCTTACAACACAAACTGATTTGCAGACTCTTTGTACTGAGGCTCtgcaaaagaagacaaaaaaagaaattgtgagaaatgtgaaatttagcatgtgttcatgtgtgtgcctgttcaAGGTGACCGGTATCTTGCCCACCCTCTTGGATGGAGACTGTTTTCTGCGCTGCAACTCTGCGTCTCCTAACCTCGGGATCCTCTTTGAATTAGGAGTCACTTTTATACGAAATGTAAGGGTGCATACAATTTTGCGAATTACAAAAATGTAtataaggaaagaaaagaaaaagtgtctCTGTTTTAGTCTACTGGGGAGAGAGGAGACCTAAGCTGTGGTTGGGCTTTCCTCAAATTGACCGATGATGCAGGAAATCCTGTGCCGAACAGgtacatgtgttttttttacattcatccaGACATATGCAGAAAAAGCTGCGAAAATATATCAGAATATCTTTTCTTTAGACACCTACAGTAGTGAAAAGATTAACAAAGTAAAATGACACCTAGCGCAAAACCACTGACATTATTAAGCGCGCACAAAATTGAATTATCTACTGTGTACAGGACCTATGAACTGCCTGTGAATGGTGGCACTCCATATGAGAAGGATGTAGCAGTGGAGGCGTCACCCACTAGAGGATGTAAGGAGAAATGGCAGACTCAGTACATTTTGATCTTAAAATAATATAAGGaaaaaacaatagaaacaaaataatagtttttatgttatattaatcAGTGTATCTCCTCTCCTTTCAGCTCCAAGTGGTGTTTTCCAGCAGATGCTCCAAGCCAGGCGGCAGCCCAAACTTGTTGTTAAGCTGAAATCAGCCAACAGCCGGACGCAAACACAGCTCGGGTTAGAAGATCAGTGAAAAAAAGACTGCCACTGTGCTTGAACACCTGCAGTAGAATATCTTATCCATAAAGCCTTCCTCTGTTTATTTGGACTCATTCCTGACTCATCTCAGATATATccctgtgtgtatgtatgtgcgtGCATGTATATGTTTGTAATAAGTACATTTTTTCTCTTCAGTGTCCTTCCAGATACTCTCCTCCACTGCCTAAACTGCATCCATCTGCTGGTTCTGCACAGGCATCTGCTTGCAGACGCACTGCTGATGGACAGGCCCACAATGCAGAATGCAGGTAGCTCGCACTGTCAGTGGTTCTTATCCAAACCGATCACATTCACAGCTCTGGGTTTAATACCATTATCTCTCTTTCAGATCTAATATGCAGTCCTATActttcaaccttccctgtgttGTTGGACCAGCCAGACCTGTTAGATGCTCTCAGGGTGAGAAAAGTCACATTTGTCATTCAAATAAGATTCAACAACTGctcctttgttttgttgctttatcaACACAGCTGAAATTCTGCTTGTTGAAGATGATTTCTGtgagattatttttaatattctcatagtaaaaataatgtgtgattatatatagagagagtTTAAAGCTTGTTAAGTGGTATGACCCATCACATTTGTTTGATGGTAAGGACAACTGAATATTCAAATAACTGTGTTTCTTCCAGAGTGCCTGGCTGGATGCTGAGACTAACATGAACAGAGCACAAAAGGTGCGTGCGTGTAGGTGTGTAGTTATACAACTCTGTGTCCAAACACATTTTTGCCCGgtgcaaatataaaaaatggaATGCAAATTATTTGAACTACATATTTGCTTAAATAGTATAATGGCAGTCATTATAAAACGACTGAAAAACTGCTGAGTTTGAGTTTAAGTGTAGTTGTCTCGGTGGTCTAGCGTCCCCTGTGTCTGGATGGAAGCATATGCAAACCTGTAAATATATTAATCGGGCCTGTACCAACTATTTTGAAACgtaaaaattttaattattttttccttccaggTTTTTAATATGtctttttgtcatgtttaatcAAATATAAGGGATTGTATGATTTGCAGGCCAGACATTCtggatttatttacattttatgcatTATTACAACTCTTTTGGAAACAGGGTTTTGGGACACAGATCCCATTACAAAGTGATATGTTGGGGATCTGCTTTCTTTTTGGGAACAAAGAGGAAATAGGATGTTTTGGTTAGGTAAAAGGTAGCTTTGAAGAAGTATTGATTGCCtggtttaattaattaaactcAGTAGGGATAGCTACTGAGTTTAGGGATAGCTCAGTGGGgtagggatagctcagtaggtagagtggtggccccatgatcggaaggttggggggttcgactccactgaacggttACCCtgaggtaccgtccctacacactgctccctgggcgctgcattggtggctgcccactgcttcactgggtgaatgggttaaatgcagaggagcaATTTCCCTACGGGGACTATCGCATACACATTAATACATTACACATTATTACAGTAACAGTCTGCATCTTTGGATGCGTAATATCAGCTCAGACCTGTAGAGGATGCTGTCAGTATAATAGATTGGGTGGCTTACACTGAGATGTGAATATGAACTAAAGCTTTCTCCCTGTGTGTTTACAGAGGGACCTCTCCTATCTAAAACTGGAGTTTGTTAAAGTCTACATGTCATCTGTGTATTTCCTGCTCCACTCTCCATCGCTGCCCTGTTATCGTTGGGCGGACCCGCTCTCTGAGGAACAACGCGCAAGAGTCATCTACGCAATGCTGGAAATGCTGAAAAACCAACGCAACAACACCGGCCAGTCAGGAGTTCCTGAGGTCTTTGTTGATGGCGCTCACACGCATCTCGCTTTTGATGTTACCGAGTTGACTTTTGACCTTCTCCGTGTGGCGTGGTGACAATAGCGTCATCTCCCTCTGGCTGAAGGTGCTATTTGGTTGAAGTTAATTATCCTAATTTTCACgtatattttgaaaataattaaagGTTAAAACTCACAATATTCtatatgtttattatttttagtaaATTTTAATGAAGAAGACCAAAACCAGCAGTGGTTGAAATTTGAATGAAAGACCGGGCTTCCTCTTTAGTAGCTGTTTTTCATTACAATATATCACATACTATAACCTAGTTAGTCTTTCATGTAGTTattatagttttagttttggTCCATGGCACAGATGATATATAATATGTCATATTTTAGATACACTTAAGATAAAACATGTGACAAGATAGGGCGATTCTTCATTGGTTTTTCACTGAATTTGttgaaaacaagacaaaactcaCATGTCCAACACGCTTTACTTCCTTTCTGCTTCTGCTAAACTACTGAGCATACACGTCTTTGCGAACCTTATGTTTACCAAAGGCACTGATCGTAGTCTGTGTAgctgtgaaataaaatattttatttattttgtatttaatcaCAGAATCAACGTCCTTCctcttaaagataaaaaaatgtgttacagGATTAAAAAAGGGACAATGAGTGCCACTGATGCCAGTAATGGTAACATTATTGgcatgttttaatttaaattttatgaTAGAAATTGTGTTCTTATCACTTATTTACATCCACAAAGGTGCTTTTTCAGCCCTGTCATCTCACTGGGTACTGAGCCCCACCCATTATTTCAACAtcattgtgtgtatgtgcttgtTTGGGAGGGTCTGTAGTGTAGGGTTACAGGAGTTAATAATTGGCCCGCTGTGTTCTTTTTATAGCCTGGTATAAAAGCTAAGGAGCACTAGGAGGTTGGGTCAGTTTGGGTGCTGTCGGTTACGGCTTCACGTCCAAAGCAACATTTATTACAGCAATTCAACATACTTTTTTATGATAAATTGTATATTGTCACACTAAACATATTTCTTTGGGaataaaatctgaaaaagaTGTTTGAAAGGCATTTAAGGCTTCTGTAATTTAATTTATGAGATaagacctttaaaaaaaatccatattaTTTACACTGTTGGTTTTGTAATATGAAGATGTTAGTAAATGTTTCTTTAAACTCTTCACATATATCCCCCAACACATtctgaataaaaaagaaaggaataaGATGTAGCCTGTTAATTGGTGAGTAGAAATGCTTAAGGGCATATTTTATTTCCCCATGTGTATTTGACAACTGACTACAGTAATTTAATTGTACCCTAAAGGCATGAATATATCTGCCAGGTCATGCTACTCAAGAAAAGCAACAAAGCCAGTAAGAATATTTCCAAAATGACAAAGAGTGCAAACACCTATTAGCATGTTAGTAATTCCTATTACATCCCCTCATCGTCTAACATGATCTTAACCTTGAAACTAACACACATTTAACCTTCTGTTTGAACTTCAAACTGTCTTGTTTAACTGAACACTGACTATAAAGCCTTTATCCCCCCCAAAGTGATATTCCAAGTCCCCAGCCCAATACCTAAAGTGGTCTTTCTGAATGTGTATAAACATACCAAGCCTTTTGTTGGTGCACTGTTTGCAGGCGACTCATATTCCACATCCTGTATTTCCACATTCCAGTGCAGTTGCTGCGGTTGCTGTATGCTGTCCCTGATGACCGGAGCGTTGATAAgctttggaaaaaacaaaacaaaactggattACCATCAGGGTAATAGTAGTAAGATATCCCAGGGCTGTGTCaaacaaagggaaaagaaaCTCTTTGTGAAGCCCAGAAGGGACAGAGAAGCGTTTGGTCCTGAATTATATTTACAGGTTTTAGATTATCCCTTGATTGACAGTAGCAATGAGCAAGATGTGCTTTTCCCATGGTATCTAGAcggtaaaataataaaataaaataataattaatgaaattTAAGTCTTACAGATTAAACAGAAAATACTTTTACTATGTACCTATAGAGAGGTAGTGAGGCTACactgtaaagaaaacagaatcCAGAGTGGCATTTAATGGTGTTTCCGAAACCTCATATCATACAGTTAGTCAGCATGGGTCTGATCATCTAACATGTGTTTGAGTAAATTTCCAGGGTTGATGAGACAATGTTATTTGAGATTAGTCAAGAAATTATctattaaaatattatattgCACTTGGGAAAGTGATTTTCTTAAATAtgtacacacaacacaacagcaaAGTACTAACCACTGCTAAACTCGCCCACTGTGCCTTGCCAGCTTCTATTCCCAGTTTGTACAGTATCGTTCCAGTGCTCGCTGTGTGATGAGGTCACCTGTGTAGAATTCCACTAGCttcaaagagaaaagaggacAGTACCAGGGGGAGAAACAATATTGAACTATTGTGGACACTTTGTATGTGTTAATTAATTGTCACTAGCTGCTATatactgtctgtgaaggttcacagtcatccaggtcatcgtagtcaaaggagcttgcaaagaaaagcgtctggacttctttaagttgcttgaagacgtttcacctctcatccgagaagcttcttcagttctaaggtcaaatggtggagagtcccagatataaacctagtgggagtgaccccccacagagggacaaaaggaccccctgatgatcctctaatcgcctgagccaaggtgtgaaattgggtgtgggatccaatcagccagagtttcgggtgagttcattgtgaaacctggccccaccttatcatgcgaattcctgaggtcagatggcccaggatgtgagtgggcgttaaggcgtctggggagggatctcaaaactggattatagatggcagacagttggtgtggtAAACCACCGCCTGTGTTCAAAGacggtcgctcacagtggacatagatggcttctttcactcctctttcaaaccatctgtcctctctgtccaaaatgtgaacattggcatcctcgaaagagtgtcctttatccttaagatgcagatggactgctgagtcttgtcctgtggaggtggctcttctgtgttgtgccatgcgcttgtgaagtggctgtttggtctctccaatgtagaggtctgagcattcctcgctgcactgtacagcatacaccacgttgttaagtttgtgttttggcgttttgtctttcgggtgaaccagtttctgtctgagcgtgttgctgggtctgaaatacaatgggatgtcatgcttggagaaaactctcctgagtttttctgatacaccggctacataggggatgacaatgttgttgcgtctgtccttcttatcctccttcgctggtgtctggtcttcttttctgtgcctctttgctgactgcTATATACTACTTTTTTCCATATATGAAAATTGCTTGACAGGGGTGTGAGCCAAAAATGATCTAGCTTCTGGGTTTGCTCaaatgtttcttcttgttaTATGATGGTTTCATAATAACAGACATTCTAGACATTGGTAAATGCTGCTACTGAGAGAGAAACTACAGGCAATGTCAGTAAACGTGGTGGTGGACAGGTATATAAGGCAGTATGTGGGCAGTAGAGGGGGGTCTGTGCCATCTCCATTCCTTATCACCTTGTAACCTCGTACTTCTGATTCATGCTACCTACAGAAATACTTTGATGATTCTTCAGTGATTGGATATATAAGTgatgagcaggaggaggaatACAGGGGACTAATGGTCTGGAATAAATCATATGCTTCTGAATGGGAGTAAAACCAAAGAGATGATGATTGACTTCAGATGGAAGAAGATGGCTACACGACCTGTAGCTGTGCTGGGACAGGATTTTGATGTGGCGGAGGAGTAAAAGTATTGGGATGTCCACACGGACAACTGGCTAAACTAGAAAACCAACACAGAGGCTTTATACGAAAAGGGTTCTTTTGGATCTTTTCAAGTCTGCAGCGCAGTGATTAAGATTATCCATCACTCAATTGTGTTAAGTGTAGGATACTCGGCTGGGGGAGCAGTGTCAGAGACACCAATAGACTGAATACACCGATTAGTAGAGGCTGGCTCTGAATGGCTGCATCACTATTAAATCTCATGGTACTAAgagtttgtttaaaaagagaGTAAAATGTGACTTTATTTGAAAGCAGTGGTGTATTGTCAGATGCTCCTTTTTTCAAATTGTGGtcaacaggaaagaaaaatctTATCTGTGCCATATCGAGCTCACTTTGCTAACTATAGAGGTGAAGATAATGTATTAACTCCACTGCAGATCACTCAACACGGACCATCATTGTGTAGATATAAATGATACTGGACTGCAGactgaaaaaactgtaaaactgtagACCTGATTGTTATCACATGGAAAAACTGAGACGTTCTCACCCAGTTCTCTTTGTGCCCCAGGTGGACTATTGTCTAAGGAGGAAGAAGTAGAAGAGGTGATAGTGGTGGGGATTTCACACAGTAAGTAGTTAAATGCTAgaatatgcacacacagattTAATGTCCTATCAgtgttattaa
It encodes:
- the nphp1 gene encoding nephrocystin-1 yields the protein MPLKRRGPLQLAQREVDEIKKQVDSLEKDVQSQAGSTEEAFRRCQKLQMSAEETLRTLKKLSKGDELAPVGNYDQRKQEEERRVQNIMERLKTLSLELSPPGPSTEAGNVSKEDSENSAEEDDDEDSNDNEEEHVEIVNNIAGDERRDLKPPSQSDARIYMVLSDFKGEQEGDLSVRKGEVLRIIRKAADGWWLAQNTKGSRGVVPKTFLKIGSSVDEEDDDDDDNDSKEDDDDKEESEEEENQDSEELTDDPDKWSASHSNWSTVKKALSEIDATDVLSAMGAIPSGFRPSTLNKLLVEEGVTYRGSHYIQPQLSQSQLSFKDLFLDPDTGKVRPRQVSTSVCFSLWSCRMIPTPGVGVQVLSRHVRLCAFDGTQVLSNIHIIRAAYNAKSPKTWSFSPRVTGILPTLLDGDCFLRCNSASPNLGILFELGVTFIRNSTGERGDLSCGWAFLKLTDDAGNPVPNRTYELPVNGGTPYEKDVAVEASPTRGSPSGVFQQMLQARRQPKLVVKLKSANSRTQTQLGVLPDTLLHCLNCIHLLVLHRHLLADALLMDRPTMQNADLICSPILSTFPVLLDQPDLLDALRSAWLDAETNMNRAQKRDLSYLKLEFVKVYMSSVYFLLHSPSLPCYRWADPLSEEQRARVIYAMLEMLKNQRNNTGQSGVPEVFVDGAHTHLAFDVTELTFDLLRVAW